A DNA window from Jaculus jaculus isolate mJacJac1 chromosome 1, mJacJac1.mat.Y.cur, whole genome shotgun sequence contains the following coding sequences:
- the LOC101609036 gene encoding olfactory receptor 5M9: protein MPNFTDVTEFFLVGLTRHQELRVLFFVVFLIVYMVTLLGNISMIILISISPQLQSPMYFFLSHLSFVDVWFSSNVTPKMLENLLSEIKTISYVACMIQCYFFIALVHVEVYILAVMAFDRYMAICNPLLYGSKMSRSVCVRLISVPYVYGFSVSLMCTLWTYGLYFCGNLEINHFYCADPPLIKIACGGVHMKEYTMIIIAGINFTYSLSVVLISYTLIIVAVLRMHSADGRRKAFSTCGSHLTAVSMFYGTLIFMYLRRPTEDSVEQGKMVTVFYTTVIPMLNPMIYSLRNKDVKEAVNKAIAKANLKH from the coding sequence ATGCCAAATTTTACAGATGTAACAGAATTTTTTCTGGTGGGACTGACCAGACATCAGGAACTTCGGGTTCTCTTTTTTGTGGTGTTCCTGATAGTTTACATGGTCACTCTGCTGGGAAACATCAGCATGATCATTCTGATCAGTATCAGCCCCCAGCTTCAGAGTCCTATGTACTTTTTTCTCAGTCATTTGTCCTTTGTGGATGTGTGGTTCTCCTCCAATGTTACCCCTAAAATGCTGGAAAATTTGCTATCTGAGATAAAAACCATTTCCTATGTGGCGTGCATGATACAGTGCTACTTTTTCATTGCCCTGGTCCATGTGGAAGTCTACATCTTGGCTGTGATGGCCTTTGATCGCTACATGGCCATCTGCAACCCTTTGCTCTATGGAAGTAAGATGTCCAGGAGTGTTTGTGTCAGGCTCATCTCCGTGCCTTATGTCTATGGGTTCTCTGTGAGTCTGATGTGCACGTTATGGACATATGGCTTATATTTCTGTGGAAACTTGGAAATCAACCACTTCTATTGTGCAGATCCTCCTCTCATCAAGATTGCCTGTGGAGGAGTGCACATGAAAGAATACACAATGATTATTATTGCTGGGATTAACTTCACATATTCCCTATCTGTGGTCCTCATCTCCTACACCCTCATCATAGTGGCTGTGTTGCGAATGCACTCTGCtgatggcaggaggaaagccTTCTCTACCTGTGGGTCCCACCTGACAGCTGTTTCTATGTTTTATGGGACACTCATCTTCATGTATCTTAGGAGGCCCACTGAGGATTCTGTGGAGCAGGGGAAGATGGTCACTGTGTTTTACACCACTGTTATCCCCATGTTGAATCCCATGATTTACAGTCTCAGGAACAAGGATGTTAAGGAGGCAGTCAATAAAGCAATAGCCAAGGCAAACTTAAAGCACTGA